A stretch of the Porites lutea chromosome 12, jaPorLute2.1, whole genome shotgun sequence genome encodes the following:
- the LOC140921795 gene encoding uncharacterized protein produces the protein MSSHHFLALFAFLNAGDICSRLRYWGSNNSSIQFPELEKKGQKRSLEPKDELFLTLARLRVNIPEKVLADNYKISVAEVSRIFVTWLDLIYSRLVQLPTWASKNTVQKTMPECFREKYPLTRVIIDCTEIFIEKPSCFRAQSGTYSSYKSHNTAKGLIGIAPHGAVTFVSELYGGHCSDKAIVEDCGILQLLEEGDSVMPDRGFEIQDLLAKKKVYLNIPPFMRCKDQLSPEEEDETRDVASVRIHVERAIERVKNYNILTQIIPNSMAEDLNKIWKVCALLTNLKGCLVT, from the coding sequence ATGAGTTCTCACCACTTTCTCGCTCTTTTTGCATTTCTGAATGCTGGAGACATTTGTTCACGCTTAAGGTATTGGGGCTCAAACAACTCGAGCATACAATTTCCTGAATTGGAGAAAAAAGGCCAGAAACGCTCATTAGAACCAAAAGATGAACTTTTTTTAACTCTGGCTCGCCTCAGGGTGAATATTCCCGAAAAAGTTCTGGCTGATAATTACAAGATTAGTGTGGCAGAGGTATCTAGAATATTTGTCACCTGGTTGGACTTGATTTACTCCAGATTAGTACAGCTACCAACATGGGCTTCAAAGAACACCGTCCAAAAGACAATGCCAGAATGTTTCCGTGAAAAATACCCATTAACTAGAGTAATCATTGACTGTACTgagatttttattgaaaaaccaTCGTGCTTCAGAGCTCAGTCAGGAACATATTCTTCTTACAAAAGCCATAATACTGCAAAAGGTCTAATAGGCATCGCTCCACATGGAGCTGTTACCTTTGTTTCCGAACTGTATGGGGGACACTGTAGCGACAAGGCAATTGTGGAGGACTGTGGTATACTACAACTTTTGGAGGAAGGTGACTCAGTTATGCCAGATAGAGGTTTTGAGATCCAGGACTTGCTAGCAAAAAAGAAAGTGTACTTGAACATCCCACCATTTATGCGGTGCAAAGATCAATTGAGCCCAGAGGAAGAGGATGAAACCCGTGATGTAGCTTCAGTAAGAATCCATGTGGAAAGGGCGATTGAGCGTGTAAAAAATTACAACATTTTGACACAGATCATTCCTAACTCTATGGCAGAGGACTTAAACAAAATTTGGAAAGTGTGTGCTTTATTAACAAACTTGAAAGGATGCCTTGTTACATAA
- the LOC140921794 gene encoding THAP domain-containing protein 2-like — MASGAKKSGGFTCSVPGCFNNDKRNRGISFYKFPKDKKLKKIWLQQISRKDFKPTNGHRVCSQHFEGGKKTYLNNVPTVFPLSKTHQKVNTEPRRTLIRVNTSARTANTIPSDRSSEAVNIEGGKELTDPDAPLAAELIQMEEKLEKLQNEMKVLSIKNEGLQNEIESLKFGFHRFIGSDDDMNY, encoded by the coding sequence atggcgtctggAGCTAAGAAGTCAGGAGGATTCACTTGCAGCGTCCCAGGCTGTTTTAACAACGATAAACGCAACAGGGgtatttctttttataaattTCCCAAAgacaagaaactgaaaaaaatatggcttcaacaaatttcaagaaaagactTTAAACCGACAAATGGTCATCGAGTTTGTAGTCAACACTTCGAAGGTGGTAAGAAGACTTACTTGAACAACGTTCCAACAGTATTTCCACTCTCAAAAACACACCAAAAGGTGAATACGGAACCTCGAAGAACGCTCATCCGTGTCAACACATCAGCGAGGACGGCTAATACGATCCCCTCTGACAGATCCAGCGAGGCAGTAAATATTGAAGGTGGGAAAGAGTTAACTGATCCTGATGCTCCACTTGCTGCTGAACTCATACAAATGGAGGAGAAACTTGAaaagttacaaaatgaaatgaaagtgtTATCTATCAAAAATGAAGGTTTGCAGAATGAAATAGAAAGCTTGAAATTTGGATTCCATCGATTTATTGGTTCAGATGATGATATGAAttattag
- the LOC140921796 gene encoding uncharacterized protein, giving the protein MDGKDTLVRDFYRRRLDAIKKCALVAARRGYKVFAVQHQGWCATGPRAHVTYRKYGPSRRCRNGKGGPWANDVYSISGKCRRKTTSRYCCAFPFIYKGRRYYSCTRRKHNRPRCALTPNYDRDKKWGNCYRRKPVRPVRPVVPPPRARVIRVTVGLKAQGLGCYRDTKRRAIATMEGRSRLLKGHYRRRQDAVRKCALAAYKRGYKLFAVQHGGWCAASRTGYRTYRTYGKSNRCRNGKGGPWANDVYLLRPVVSMRITTAISQEDIPGASLQKRKPENLKNEELRRWLKCRGGSVGGNRVQLLERVKDYINSGLDKKVIDPDGGIHYQRLRAEKENRNTSGKQQPANFRVEWPKEGWSSSLANLPEFQHCFIFSYLSGASKEGQKGRGAFKCKREGYALFKASHVQDVKYNPSSHSEFCFFETKVKASMTRNKTYRTKVRLKKNTAEVDGAYCNCKAGANGYCKHVGAVLYTILDFVESGFQEIPPNKTCTEKPQEWHKPRTQTPKNAPVRFSDILMIHHDYDADKDNKTGKRIQRKREKLAYTACPSYALKVTSDQKYSFCCDLKANSDKSKPMLVDVLEGNDYEPVIVDDLEHKFTKFLVAMDHDYLKEKQKTYLEIKTSTATEVEHLSPCKKQKLDLIDGNECEPFDSNFSNDSHILISHSVLITPEGNPQGNQEIQLEADCQEEPTAETTSEASQTVKNGNTCFVEIPFKGQVVSDEYDLTNPMFREECQNFLSQIKINNSEAIDVEERTRGQSSNPEWFKYRTGRITASKFGEINNRRSTTAPDRLVRDLFQYRARTTTPFQCAEGLRLEPVIKDKYVEYQLNHGHLGLCVEEKGVVIDQDNAFLAASVDGEVHDPSNTGYPVGNLEMKYKLFPEKVDPENNTRLLVILATKTKNFCLELTDSGLRLKKKHPYYSQVQGGMAIRRMQWCDFVVYTYTSAVEDIHVERIYFDPTFWVALKGKLVDFYLFAMIPELLTTRVKRGIPLYPNIFSYK; this is encoded by the exons ATGGATGGAAAAGATACTCTCGTCCGGGACTTCTATCGACGCAGACTCGACGCTATCAAGAAATGCGCTTTGGTAGCCGCAAGGCGAGGCTACAAAGTCTTTGCTGTACAACACCAGGGATGGTGTGCAACAGGTCCAAGAGCACACGTGACCTATCGGAAGTACGGACCTTCAAGACGATGCAGAAACGGCAAAGGAGGCCCGTGGGCAAATGACGTTTACAGTATATCGG GCAAATGTCGAAGAAAAACAACATCACGTTATTGCTGTGCCTTCCCGTTCATCTACAAAGGTCGTCGTTATTACAGTTGTACCAGAAGAAAACACAATCGACCTCGGTGCGCCTTGACACCCAACTACGATCGCGACAAGAAATGGGGCAATTGTTATC GTCGCAAACCAGTTCGCCCAGTGAGGCCGGTTGTTCCTCCTCCAAGAG CGCGGGTTATTCGCGTCACCGTTGGATTAAAAG CCCAAGGACTGGGCTGCTACAGAGACACAAAGCGCCGAGCTATAGCCACAATGGAGGGAAGAAGTCGTCTGCTAAAAGGTCACTACCGACGAAGACAAGATGCGGTACGAAAGTGTGCTTTAGCTGCATACAAACGAGGCTATAAATTGTTCGCAGTGCAACACGGGGGATGGTGTGCAGCATCGCGTACTGGTTACCGAACATACAGGACATATGGAAAATCCAACAGGTGCAGAAATGGCAAAGGAGGACCTTGGGCAAATGATGTCTACCTTTTAAGAC CTGTGGTTTCTATGAGAATAACAACAGCAATATCAC AAGAAGATATCCCAGGGGCCTCTCTACAGAAAAGAAAGCCAGAAAATCTGAAGAATGAAGAACTAAGACGTTGGTTAAAATGCAGAGGAGGTTCAGTTGGCGGAAACCGTGTGCAACTCCTCGAACG TGTAAAGGATTACATTAACTCAGGGCTGGATAAAAAGGTTATCGATCCCGATGgtggaattcattaccaaagGCTACGAGCCGAGAAAGAAAACCGAAACACAAGTGGAAAGCAGCAGCCAGCAAATTTCCGTGTTGAGTGGCCAAAGGAGGGCTGGTCATCAAGTTTGGCGAATTTGCCGGAGTTTCagcattgttttattttctcttaTCTATCTGGCGCATCAAAAGAAGGACAAAAAGGGCGAGGAGCTTTTAAATGCAAAAGGGAGGGATATGCCCTTTTTAAAGCTAGCCATGTCCAAGATGTCAAGTATAATCCCAGCAGTCATAgtgaattttgcttttttgaaaccAAGGTGAAAGCCTCTATGACTAGAAATAAGACTTACAGAACGAAAGTTAGACTTAAAAAGAACACAGCTGAAGTCGATGGAGCTTATTGTAATTGTAAAGCTGGGGCAAATGGCTATTGCAAGCATGTAGGGGCTGTGCTTTACACAATTCTTGACTTTGTTGAGAGTGGGTTTCAGGAGATTCCACCCAACAAGACGTGTACAGAGAAACCTCAGGAGTGGCACAAACCACGAACACAAACCCCCAAGAATGCACCCGTTCGTTTCAGCGACATTCTCATGATCCATCATGATTATGATGCAGACAAAGATAACAAAACGGGCAagagaatacaaagaaaacgaGAAAAACTGGCATACACTGCTTGTCCTTCTTATGCCTTGAAAGTGACGAGTGACCAGAAATATTCATTTTGTTGTGACTTAAAAGCAAATTCTGACAAATCAAAACCAATGTTAGTAGATGTACTTGAGGGAAATGATTACGAACCTGTTATTGTAGACGATCTTGAACATAAGTTCACCAAATTCTTGGTTGCTATGGATCACGACTATTTGAAAGAGAAGCAAAAAACCTACCTCGAAATTAAGACAAGCACCGCAACAGAAGTGGAACACCTTTCACCTTGTAAGAAGCAGAAACTTGACTTGATTGATGGGAATGAATGTGAACCCTTTGACAGCAATTTCTCAAATGATTCACACATTCTCATTTCACATTCTGTTTTGATAACCCCAGAGGGCAACCCACAGGGTAACCAAGAAATACAACTTGAAGCAGATTGCCAGGAAGAACCTACAGCAGAAACTACTAGTGAAGCATCACAAACTGTAAAAAATGGAAATACTTGTTTTGTGGAAATACCTTTTAAAGGTCAAGTCGTCTCTGATGAATACGACTTAACAAATCCTATGTTCAGGGAAGAGTGCCAAAATTTTCTTAgccaaattaaaattaacaattCAGAGGCTATTGATGTTGAGGAGAGAACAAGGGGACAATCATCCAACCCAGAATGGTTTAAATATAGGACTGGAAGAATCACAGCATCAAAGTTTGGTGAAATCAACAATCGCAGGTCAACAACTGCACCAGATCGCCTTGTCAGAGATCTGTTTCAGTACAGAGCAAGGACAACCACACCATTCCAGTGTGCTGAAGGACTGAGACTTGAACCAGTGATTAAGGACAAATATGTTGAATATCAGCTCAACCATGGCCACTTGGGGCTGTGCGTAGAAGAGAAGGGTGTTGTTATTGACCAGGACAATGCATTTTTGGCAGCAAGTGTTGATGGTGAAGTGCATGACCCCAGCAACACAGGCTATCCAGTCGGAAACCTAGAAATGAAATACAAGTTATTTCCAGAGAAGGTCGATCCTGAAAACAACACCAGATTATTAGTTATCCTTGCAACTAAAACAAAGAACTTTTGTTTAGAATTAACTGATTCTGGCCTCAGATTGAAGAAGAAACATCCCTACTATTCACAAGTGCAAGGAGGGATGGCAATAAGAAGAATGCAATGGTGTGACTTTGTAGTTTATACCTATACTTCAGCAGTAGAGGACATCCATGTCGAGCGTATATACTTTGACCCAACCTTTTGGGTAGCCTTAAAAGGCAAACTTGTCGACTTTTATTTGTTTGCTATGATCCCAGAGCTTTTGACAACACGTGTGAAAAGGGGTATTCCCTTGTATCCTAATATCTTTTCATACAAATAA